The following coding sequences lie in one Niabella agricola genomic window:
- a CDS encoding 6-bladed beta-propeller, whose protein sequence is MKKLMFVCWAMWLCISVGAQAKTLYLDPSKTIGAPASRVFEEVKFIPLETTRKSMFGAIRQLVVTDSLFIVLDGDTNALYFFDRRGKFLQKYRIKRYRIRDIQLDRSKNALLIFSLNKNYNIPSVQVQEYLEADVQKDISKFAKATWFYLYDVTAAKTEDLKNFRYAFTNPVRFDKDKFAASFIKAKRTARDTLDYQLKIINQSAVLQNYFPYNKKTESVYYYAGASQCSIIPTQNDSVLFVTRPFQYEIYTLTPSAITESYKLMLPMDNAVPPSFFNMGFSSRGEMDTYKIEHPAYAHKIENVIRFKNLMFFDLNLFKGYNRYLFDNKTNLIYDYNKISSDSSSYFLPVSGVIKSFDEQYIYLSLSAKSMFNAKKSSEYRNPQYDDVLTRFFATRKETDNPVLIQLKPKEDLATK, encoded by the coding sequence ATGAAAAAACTAATGTTTGTTTGCTGGGCTATGTGGCTTTGTATATCTGTTGGTGCCCAGGCAAAAACATTGTACCTCGATCCAAGTAAAACAATCGGAGCGCCGGCCTCCCGGGTATTTGAGGAAGTAAAGTTTATTCCGCTCGAAACCACCCGGAAAAGCATGTTTGGCGCCATCCGGCAATTAGTGGTTACGGATTCTCTGTTCATCGTTCTCGACGGGGATACCAATGCGTTATATTTTTTCGACCGGCGCGGCAAATTTTTACAGAAGTACCGCATCAAACGTTACCGGATCCGCGACATCCAGCTGGACCGGTCAAAAAATGCGTTGCTGATCTTCAGCCTCAACAAAAACTATAACATTCCGTCTGTTCAGGTGCAGGAATACCTGGAGGCAGATGTTCAAAAGGATATTTCAAAATTTGCAAAAGCCACCTGGTTCTATCTCTATGATGTAACGGCCGCCAAAACCGAGGATCTTAAAAACTTCCGGTATGCTTTTACCAACCCGGTACGCTTTGATAAAGACAAATTTGCCGCCAGCTTTATTAAAGCCAAAAGAACGGCCCGCGATACACTCGACTATCAATTAAAGATCATCAACCAGTCGGCCGTTCTACAAAACTATTTTCCCTACAATAAGAAAACCGAATCGGTTTATTATTATGCGGGCGCATCCCAGTGCAGCATTATTCCCACGCAGAATGACTCTGTATTGTTTGTGACCCGTCCTTTTCAATACGAGATCTATACGCTTACCCCATCGGCCATTACAGAAAGCTATAAGCTGATGCTGCCCATGGACAATGCCGTTCCTCCTTCCTTTTTTAATATGGGCTTCTCCAGTCGCGGTGAGATGGATACCTATAAAATCGAACATCCCGCTTATGCACACAAAATTGAGAATGTGATCCGGTTTAAAAATCTGATGTTCTTCGACCTCAACCTGTTCAAAGGCTATAACCGTTATCTCTTCGATAACAAGACCAATCTCATCTACGACTATAATAAAATCTCTTCCGACAGCAGCAGCTATTTCCTGCCGGTTTCGGGGGTCATCAAAAGTTTTGATGAACAATATATTTACCTGTCGCTGTCCGCTAAAAGCATGTTTAATGCAAAAAAATCGTCTGAATACAGAAACCCGCAATATGACGATGTATTGACCCGCTTTTTTGCCACACGAAAAGAAACAGACAACCCCGTATTGATCCAGTTAAAACCCAAAGAAGATTTAGCGACAAAATGA
- a CDS encoding diflavin oxidoreductase, which translates to MLSDAKLGAIKSLTPTLSRDELLWASGYFAGLAQGLAGGQEPAVAAPAAVKKISLVYGTETGNAKKLATQLAGIAKKKGITVKLTGLDQYRFTDLPKEEYFFVVISTQGEGEPPLLAKKFYDHIHENQLNLGKLKFGVLALGDSSYPEFCKTGEDVDARLEALGAHRVLPLKKCDVEYEEDALHWLDNVAAALQSTTAAPATPPAAAPKSAGKKYYMGKVITNINLNDRGSNKQTFHIEITTEEPIDYQPGDALGIVPSNKQSMINKIIGITGIDPEKEIQTEKVKAPVRDLLSQHLNICYLLKSTVKKYAALTNQQIPDTRMSLYDLLRIYPVKDAAQFEEVIKILTAQSPRLYSISSSPNAHGENEIHITVSKNQFTVEDEERYGVCSEFLSDLDEDHEIEFYIQKAKHFKLPEETSDIIMIGPGTGVAPFRSFLAERDATGASGRNWLFFGEQHFVTDFLYQTEIQNYLETGVLNNLDLAFSRDTDQKIYVQHRVKEKGDELLDWLNNGAHLYICGAKDPMCRDVEDTFIELFKTKGKSEEEARNYLVQLEEEGRYSKDVY; encoded by the coding sequence ATGCTATCTGACGCAAAATTGGGAGCCATCAAAAGTCTCACGCCTACGCTTTCGCGGGATGAACTGCTTTGGGCAAGCGGCTATTTCGCCGGCCTTGCACAGGGCCTTGCGGGCGGACAGGAACCCGCTGTTGCCGCTCCGGCTGCCGTAAAAAAAATATCCCTTGTATACGGAACAGAAACCGGCAATGCCAAAAAGCTGGCCACACAACTGGCCGGCATTGCCAAAAAGAAAGGGATTACTGTAAAACTCACCGGGCTGGATCAGTACCGTTTTACCGACCTTCCGAAGGAAGAATACTTCTTTGTGGTGATCAGCACGCAGGGGGAAGGCGAACCGCCCTTACTGGCCAAAAAATTCTACGATCATATTCACGAAAACCAGCTCAACCTCGGCAAGCTCAAATTCGGAGTGCTGGCACTGGGCGATAGCTCCTACCCGGAGTTCTGCAAAACAGGGGAAGATGTGGATGCCCGCCTGGAGGCCCTGGGCGCACACCGGGTATTGCCGCTGAAGAAATGCGATGTCGAATACGAAGAAGACGCCCTGCACTGGCTGGACAATGTAGCGGCAGCCCTGCAGTCTACAACAGCTGCGCCTGCCACCCCGCCTGCCGCAGCACCCAAATCTGCCGGCAAAAAATATTACATGGGGAAAGTGATCACCAATATCAATCTCAACGACCGGGGCTCCAACAAGCAGACCTTCCATATCGAGATCACGACCGAAGAACCCATCGACTACCAGCCGGGTGACGCCCTGGGCATCGTGCCTTCCAACAAACAAAGCATGATCAATAAGATCATCGGCATCACCGGGATCGACCCCGAGAAAGAGATCCAGACAGAGAAGGTTAAGGCACCGGTACGTGACCTGCTGAGCCAGCACCTGAACATCTGCTACCTGCTGAAATCAACGGTTAAGAAATATGCAGCCCTCACCAACCAGCAGATACCCGACACAAGAATGAGCCTGTACGACCTTTTACGCATTTACCCGGTAAAAGATGCCGCGCAGTTTGAAGAGGTGATCAAGATCCTCACAGCCCAATCGCCGCGCCTTTATTCCATCTCGTCATCGCCAAATGCGCATGGGGAGAACGAGATCCATATTACCGTGTCCAAAAACCAGTTCACGGTAGAAGACGAAGAACGTTACGGAGTTTGCAGCGAATTCCTTTCGGACCTGGATGAGGATCATGAAATTGAATTTTATATCCAAAAAGCCAAACACTTTAAATTACCGGAAGAAACCAGCGATATCATCATGATTGGACCCGGCACCGGTGTGGCGCCCTTCCGCTCTTTCCTTGCTGAGCGGGATGCAACAGGCGCCAGTGGCCGGAACTGGTTGTTTTTTGGTGAACAACATTTTGTAACCGACTTTTTGTACCAGACTGAAATTCAAAATTACCTGGAAACAGGCGTATTAAACAACCTGGACCTGGCCTTTTCAAGAGACACCGATCAAAAGATCTATGTACAGCACCGCGTTAAAGAAAAAGGCGATGAGCTCCTGGACTGGTTGAATAATGGGGCACATCTGTACATTTGCGGTGCAAAAGATCCTATGTGCAGGGATGTAGAAGATACCTTTATAGAACTGTTCAAGACTAAAGGAAAGTCGGAAGAAGAAGCCCGCAATTACCTTGTTCAGCTGGAGGAAGAAGGAAGGTATTCGAAGGATGTATATTAG
- a CDS encoding TSUP family transporter: MYAQQAYPKTLIPATPPLPAAGQRLLIIGGGEAALGQLQLVLAAGIQTGVTLVSKDPLPAIKDLAGSHQLTLLERAYTSDDLKYADLIIIATDDPVQCGHIHADLHRSGFGVSIASKPGFHHRYAGAFVKEQNRNTLFSDILTGGQPPFLYPLTGSIAEKKPRKETSYARIASRALLIFALMLIGHFLFSYLPYDSIKTGFETLYSGFDQTFLIMLLAGFVAQLVDGALGMGYGVTSATILLSAGVNPAAISGSIHTAEMFASGASGYSHYRFGNVNKKLFKTLLIPGVAGAVLGAVLLVYLGEKYGTFIRPLLACYTLFLGIKILSNAFRNQIRKKKYKHYRTLAGAGGFFDSFGGGGWGPIVTTTLITKGRSPKYVIGSVSLTEFFVTLSSAFTFFIFLGVSHWQTILGLILGGLIAAPVAAKLAGRLPRKTAFILLGILVVIWSIKILAGVCR, translated from the coding sequence ATGTACGCACAGCAAGCATACCCGAAAACATTGATACCGGCAACGCCCCCGTTGCCGGCAGCCGGGCAGCGCCTGCTCATTATTGGCGGCGGGGAGGCTGCGTTGGGCCAGTTACAGCTGGTGCTGGCCGCGGGTATTCAAACAGGGGTCACATTAGTAAGCAAGGATCCGCTGCCGGCCATAAAAGATCTCGCCGGCAGCCACCAGCTAACCTTGCTGGAACGGGCCTATACATCGGATGATCTGAAGTATGCCGACCTCATCATTATTGCAACAGATGATCCTGTTCAATGCGGTCACATCCATGCCGATCTGCACCGATCAGGCTTCGGGGTAAGCATTGCTTCAAAACCAGGATTCCATCACCGGTATGCCGGTGCTTTTGTAAAAGAACAAAATCGCAACACCCTTTTTTCGGATATACTTACCGGCGGGCAGCCACCATTCCTGTATCCGTTAACTGGAAGTATTGCTGAAAAGAAGCCTCGAAAAGAGACCTCCTATGCAAGAATCGCCTCCCGCGCCCTGCTCATTTTTGCACTCATGCTGATCGGGCATTTTTTATTTTCTTACCTCCCCTATGACTCCATTAAAACGGGGTTTGAAACCCTTTACAGCGGCTTTGATCAAACGTTCCTGATCATGCTGCTGGCCGGCTTTGTGGCACAGCTGGTAGATGGCGCCCTGGGCATGGGCTATGGCGTTACCAGCGCCACCATCCTGTTATCCGCCGGTGTAAACCCGGCCGCCATCAGCGGCAGCATCCATACCGCTGAAATGTTTGCCAGCGGCGCTTCCGGATACAGCCACTACCGCTTTGGTAACGTGAACAAAAAACTTTTCAAAACCCTGCTCATTCCCGGTGTGGCAGGCGCCGTACTGGGTGCGGTGTTGCTGGTTTATCTCGGTGAAAAATACGGTACATTTATCCGTCCGCTGCTGGCCTGCTACACACTTTTCCTCGGCATCAAGATCCTCTCCAATGCCTTCCGCAACCAGATCCGGAAGAAGAAGTACAAACATTACCGCACCCTTGCCGGCGCAGGTGGTTTCTTCGATTCATTCGGCGGCGGCGGATGGGGCCCCATTGTTACCACTACTTTAATCACCAAAGGACGTAGCCCTAAATATGTGATCGGCTCCGTAAGCCTGACTGAATTTTTTGTGACCCTTTCCAGTGCCTTTACCTTTTTTATATTCCTTGGAGTTAGTCACTGGCAAACCATACTGGGTCTGATTCTTGGCGGACTGATCGCTGCGCCGGTTGCGGCAAAGCTGGCGGGCAGACTGCCCCGGAAAACGGCTTTTATATTGCTGGGTATCCTGGTGGTGATCTGGAGCATCAAAATACTGGCCGGTGTATGCAGGTAA
- a CDS encoding TSUP family transporter, whose protein sequence is MKEQQQVHPNGIQETSNTLFPVFLKLETLQLLIIGGGNVALEKLGAVLANSPATHIHLVATVIAPEVKELAATHPDLRLSERPYSIEDIRASSLVIAAVNNLETAIRIKADAEKEEKLVNIADKPALCDFYLGSVVKKGHLKIAISTNGKSPTVAKRLRETFTAAIPDEMNDLLDNMQQIRDQLSGNLDHKVKVLNSITKDLAVNGISGDATFNVDNPPESEVVDSSALVANATRRSTPYLVGIGLFLVLALAIYTIYIFGVSDTILHFLNKDHHMFYWMLLVGFLAEIVAGSMGMGYGVICTTILLMLNVAPPIVSASIHSAESFTTAAGSISHYKLGNVNKKLTKALAIPAVIGAIIGALALSYLGEKDAKLMKPFIAAYTMYLGIRILMNTFKRKPAVKKAAPKKTNITALGLAGGFIDSFGGGGWGPLVTGTFIKNGRTPRYVVGSSTVAKCILTITSAVTFVFTLGIQHWNIVAGLLIGGIITAPFSAMLTAKLPAKKMFAIVGILVIIMSCITIYRAVFL, encoded by the coding sequence ATGAAGGAACAGCAACAGGTTCATCCAAACGGAATACAGGAAACATCTAATACACTTTTCCCGGTTTTTTTAAAACTGGAGACCCTGCAATTGCTGATCATTGGCGGTGGGAACGTAGCCCTGGAAAAGCTTGGAGCCGTATTGGCCAACTCCCCGGCTACGCATATACACCTGGTAGCAACCGTGATTGCGCCGGAGGTAAAAGAACTGGCAGCCACGCATCCGGATCTGCGGCTCAGCGAACGACCTTATTCCATTGAAGATATCCGGGCATCCAGTCTGGTTATTGCGGCCGTGAACAACCTTGAAACAGCCATCCGGATAAAAGCCGATGCCGAAAAAGAAGAAAAGCTGGTAAATATTGCAGACAAACCGGCCCTTTGTGATTTTTACCTCGGTTCGGTGGTAAAAAAAGGGCACCTGAAAATTGCCATCTCCACAAACGGTAAATCGCCCACCGTCGCCAAGCGCCTTCGGGAAACCTTTACGGCGGCTATTCCCGATGAAATGAATGACCTGCTCGACAATATGCAACAGATACGCGACCAGCTTTCCGGTAACCTCGATCATAAGGTAAAAGTGCTCAACAGTATTACGAAGGATCTTGCGGTGAATGGTATAAGCGGCGATGCCACATTTAATGTTGATAATCCGCCTGAAAGTGAGGTAGTAGACAGTTCCGCCCTGGTTGCCAATGCTACCCGGCGCAGTACGCCCTACCTGGTTGGTATCGGTTTATTCCTGGTACTGGCCCTGGCCATCTATACCATTTATATTTTCGGGGTCAGCGATACCATCCTTCATTTTTTAAACAAGGACCACCACATGTTCTACTGGATGCTGTTGGTCGGCTTCCTGGCCGAGATCGTAGCAGGCTCAATGGGCATGGGTTACGGCGTGATCTGCACCACCATCCTGCTGATGCTGAATGTAGCGCCTCCGATCGTGAGCGCCAGCATTCACTCCGCGGAATCCTTTACTACCGCAGCCGGCAGTATCAGTCATTATAAACTAGGCAACGTAAATAAAAAACTTACCAAGGCGCTGGCTATACCCGCCGTTATCGGTGCCATCATCGGCGCCCTGGCCTTATCCTACCTGGGAGAAAAAGATGCCAAGCTCATGAAGCCCTTTATTGCAGCCTACACCATGTACCTGGGTATCCGGATCCTGATGAATACATTTAAAAGAAAACCCGCCGTTAAAAAAGCCGCGCCGAAAAAAACAAATATTACCGCCTTAGGGCTGGCCGGCGGCTTTATTGATTCCTTTGGCGGAGGCGGATGGGGTCCCCTGGTTACCGGCACCTTTATCAAAAACGGCCGTACCCCCCGTTATGTAGTGGGCAGTTCTACCGTGGCCAAATGCATCCTCACCATTACCAGCGCCGTCACCTTTGTATTTACCCTGGGCATCCAGCACTGGAACATTGTAGCCGGTTTGCTCATCGGCGGCATCATCACAGCACCATTTTCTGCAATGCTCACCGCAAAGCTTCCCGCTAAAAAAATGTTTGCCATTGTCGGAATACTCGTCATCATTATGAGTTGCATTACCATTTACAGGGCAGTGTTTTTGTGA
- a CDS encoding TonB-dependent receptor, translating to MRVHSLLFKFTLTGTVVLSSFSLKAQLAGRVINEQNEGIPNASIQVKGKDIGTTADHNGVFILQDAPKIPFTIIASSVNYDPKNVVVRNTGDSLIIRLALTYHLDTIVVTSRRRNELLQEVPIAVSVIGGPKIAEAGAFNVNRIKEMIPSLQLYTSNPRNTGVNIRGIGSPFGLTNDGLDPGVGYYIDGVYYARPAAAVLDFMDVERIEVLRGPQGTLFGKNTAAGAINIISKKPSFHPGGTLETSFGNFGYIQAKASITGPITRHLAGRLSFSGTQRNGLLYNQRTQQHVNDINNLGVRGQLLYNVSDNTSVTLSGDITSQKPIGYAQVVAGVVKTERPAYRQFDAIIADLNYQLPSANAFDRVIDHDTPWKSNNELGGASLNIDSKIGPGTLTSTTAWRYWKWDPSNDRDFTGLEALSKSQNPAEHKNFSQELRYAGAINDRLSGVVGLFFIDQDIKIHGTEESGKDQWRFSQSSTSNLWKTPGLLNGYGIRTESSIKSLSAAAFANIDWEFADHFHFLPGIRLNYDEKKAVYDRKTYGGLQTDDPALIALKNSVYASQFYESNAAERNFTYQLTLAYKPSKRLNTFATYATSFKPVGVNVAGIPTIDGKPATNLAVIRPEYTKHVELGIKANPTNDLTLNLTLHNSDIKDYQTNVQSAELGVNRGYIANADKVSVKGVEFDGSIRINQHFNFNGSLAYTDGKYVKFTNAPLPLEETGHTENGVQVAFKDVSNSPLPGISKWAGSLGGEYSTPAAPFGKAGQFFVGLDGFYRSSFSSSPSPSKYLSIDGYTLVNGRIGYRVQKGLTAYLWARNIFDKNYYEQLLAAGGNAGHYAAVLGDQRTYGITLSFTFNGKNQ from the coding sequence ATGCGCGTTCACTCTCTTTTATTTAAATTTACTCTTACTGGAACTGTTGTTCTTTCATCATTTTCATTAAAGGCACAACTGGCGGGTCGTGTGATCAATGAACAGAACGAAGGTATCCCCAATGCCAGCATCCAGGTAAAGGGTAAAGATATCGGTACCACTGCAGATCACAACGGCGTTTTCATTTTACAGGATGCACCGAAGATACCCTTTACCATTATAGCCTCCTCGGTAAACTACGATCCTAAAAATGTAGTTGTAAGAAATACCGGCGACTCTTTAATCATAAGGCTGGCCCTCACCTATCATTTGGATACAATCGTAGTGACCTCCCGCAGAAGAAATGAGTTGCTGCAGGAAGTGCCCATTGCCGTTTCCGTAATCGGTGGCCCCAAGATTGCTGAAGCAGGTGCTTTTAACGTAAATCGTATCAAGGAGATGATTCCTTCCCTGCAATTGTATACCTCCAACCCCCGTAACACCGGTGTAAACATCAGGGGCATCGGCTCACCGTTTGGGCTCACCAACGATGGGCTGGATCCTGGTGTAGGATATTATATCGACGGAGTGTATTATGCCCGTCCCGCCGCCGCTGTTCTTGATTTTATGGATGTGGAGCGCATAGAAGTATTGCGTGGGCCACAGGGGACCCTCTTCGGAAAAAATACCGCAGCGGGAGCTATTAACATTATCTCAAAAAAGCCGAGTTTTCACCCGGGCGGCACGCTGGAAACCAGCTTTGGAAATTTCGGATATATTCAGGCTAAGGCCTCCATCACCGGTCCGATTACCCGGCACCTGGCGGGAAGATTATCCTTCTCGGGTACCCAGCGAAACGGGTTGCTCTATAACCAGCGCACCCAGCAACATGTAAACGATATCAATAATCTGGGGGTACGAGGACAACTGTTATATAATGTGTCCGACAATACATCCGTCACTTTAAGCGGAGACATCACATCCCAGAAACCCATCGGGTACGCACAGGTGGTGGCCGGTGTGGTAAAAACAGAACGGCCGGCCTACCGGCAATTTGATGCCATCATTGCTGACCTTAACTATCAATTGCCTTCTGCCAATGCCTTTGACCGGGTGATTGATCACGACACCCCCTGGAAATCGAACAATGAGCTCGGAGGCGCATCACTGAATATCGACAGCAAGATCGGACCGGGAACCCTCACCTCTACAACAGCATGGCGTTACTGGAAATGGGATCCTTCAAACGACCGCGATTTTACCGGACTGGAGGCGCTTTCCAAATCGCAGAACCCGGCGGAGCATAAAAATTTTTCCCAGGAACTCCGGTATGCCGGTGCAATCAACGACCGTCTCAGCGGTGTAGTGGGATTGTTCTTTATCGACCAGGATATAAAAATTCATGGAACCGAGGAATCCGGTAAAGACCAGTGGCGCTTTTCCCAAAGTTCTACCAGTAATCTTTGGAAAACACCGGGACTGCTGAATGGATACGGCATCCGGACTGAATCTTCTATCAAATCCTTAAGCGCAGCTGCATTTGCGAATATAGACTGGGAGTTCGCTGATCATTTCCACTTCCTTCCGGGTATCCGTTTAAACTATGATGAGAAAAAAGCGGTGTACGACCGGAAAACCTATGGTGGGCTGCAAACAGACGACCCTGCTTTGATTGCATTAAAAAACTCCGTATATGCCAGTCAGTTTTATGAATCCAATGCCGCAGAGCGGAATTTCACTTACCAGCTCACGCTTGCATACAAGCCATCCAAACGTCTGAACACATTTGCTACTTACGCCACCAGCTTTAAACCCGTGGGCGTAAATGTTGCAGGTATTCCAACAATTGACGGTAAACCGGCTACCAACCTGGCGGTGATCCGTCCCGAATATACCAAGCATGTGGAACTGGGCATAAAAGCGAACCCCACCAACGATCTCACACTGAACCTCACGCTTCACAACTCCGATATCAAAGACTACCAGACAAACGTGCAAAGTGCCGAACTGGGTGTTAACCGCGGATATATTGCCAATGCCGATAAAGTAAGCGTTAAAGGCGTAGAATTTGACGGAAGCATTCGCATAAACCAGCATTTCAATTTCAACGGATCTTTGGCGTATACCGATGGTAAGTATGTAAAATTTACCAATGCCCCGCTTCCATTGGAGGAAACAGGTCATACCGAAAATGGCGTGCAGGTGGCATTTAAAGACGTTTCCAATAGCCCGTTGCCCGGTATTTCCAAATGGGCAGGATCCCTGGGCGGTGAATACAGTACCCCGGCGGCACCCTTTGGAAAAGCCGGACAATTCTTTGTGGGCCTGGATGGCTTTTACCGGTCTTCGTTCTCTTCCAGCCCTTCTCCTTCCAAATACCTGAGTATCGATGGTTATACACTGGTAAACGGCCGCATAGGCTACAGGGTACAAAAAGGATTAACGGCCTACCTGTGGGCCCGTAATATTTTTGATAAAAATTATTACGAACAACTGCTGGCTGCAGGCGGAAACGCCGGCCATTACGCCGCGGTGCTTGGAGACCAGCGCACTTATGGCATTACATTAAGCTTTACATTCAACGGAAAAAACCAATGA
- the epsC gene encoding serine O-acetyltransferase EpsC, with translation MNEKDFLSLLQRHNKKHTGNLPDKALSHQFVDDIFGFLFVPQTGVNQKETDLEKGWYSLKSHLTTLIYDVVSDGAKAQALSDAFFTGLPDLYETLQKDASFFLANDPAALNKEEVLHAYPGFYAIAVYRISNALWKLGIRVLPRIFTEYAHSKTGIDIHPGATIGASFFIDHGTGVVIGETAIIGEKVKIYQGVTIGALNSAKVKKDQKRHPTVEDNVILYSGATILGGDTVIGKDSVIGGNAWITFSVPPSSLVYHKSEVVEKEHFSHQNSVNAILKKK, from the coding sequence ATGAACGAAAAAGATTTTTTAAGCCTTTTACAAAGGCACAATAAAAAACATACTGGTAATCTTCCGGATAAAGCCTTAAGCCATCAGTTTGTAGATGATATTTTTGGCTTCCTGTTCGTTCCCCAAACGGGCGTGAACCAGAAGGAGACGGACCTGGAAAAAGGCTGGTATTCGCTGAAAAGTCATCTTACAACCCTGATCTATGATGTAGTAAGCGACGGCGCAAAAGCGCAGGCGCTTTCCGATGCTTTTTTTACCGGCTTACCCGACCTTTATGAAACGCTGCAAAAAGACGCTTCTTTTTTCCTGGCCAATGATCCGGCGGCATTAAATAAGGAAGAAGTATTGCATGCCTATCCCGGGTTTTATGCCATTGCTGTATACCGCATTTCAAATGCCTTATGGAAACTGGGGATTCGGGTACTGCCGCGTATTTTCACCGAATATGCACACAGCAAAACCGGCATCGATATTCATCCCGGCGCCACCATTGGTGCATCTTTCTTTATCGATCATGGCACCGGTGTGGTCATTGGTGAAACCGCCATTATTGGTGAAAAAGTAAAGATCTACCAGGGCGTTACCATCGGCGCCTTAAACTCGGCCAAGGTAAAAAAAGATCAAAAGAGACATCCTACTGTTGAAGACAATGTGATCCTTTATTCAGGAGCCACTATACTCGGTGGTGATACCGTGATCGGCAAAGACAGCGTCATTGGCGGCAATGCCTGGATCACGTTTAGCGTACCACCATCTTCATTGGTGTATCATAAAAGTGAAGTGGTAGAAAAAGAGCATTTCTCCCATCAGAACTCCGTGAATGCCATACTGAAAAAAAAGTAA